The following coding sequences lie in one Maylandia zebra isolate NMK-2024a linkage group LG14, Mzebra_GT3a, whole genome shotgun sequence genomic window:
- the LOC101464748 gene encoding P2Y purinoceptor 14, with product MAHNNSTSLLSNQTADFNSVFTLKILPLLYFVIFLVGSLLNGGAACIFFRVPADSGLVVYLKNMVVADLLMLCTYPFRIVAQLELGGWYIHVIVCRYSAVIFYCSMYMGILFMGLISLERYVKIVRTSPSSITTTSCRTRVARIFSLHHLQNPKCARVLAVLSWTLLTVFLMPNSLLTSKEANEENARKCMDLKTALGKEWHRVSSIFSVSMFWVTLAVLAFCYASISRRIYQSYRRVRCDNSDVCRKSNRSIFSILVVFFICFVPYHVCRIPYTLSQMPESSFSRYARFLLLQVKEGTLFLSALNVCLDPIIYFLMCRTFRESLLRKVSRRERRRRRSLTTAQSLSNI from the coding sequence ATGGCTCACAACAACTCCACCAGCCTACTGTCCAACCAGACGGCAGACTTCAACAGCGTCTTCACCCTGAAGATCCTGCCCCTGCTCTACTTTGTGATCTTTCTGGTGGGTTCGCTTCTGAATGGCGGAGCCGCCTGTATCTTCTTCAGAGTGCCCGCCGACTCTGGGCTGGTGGTCTACCTGAAGAACATGGTGGTGGCCGACCTCCTCATGCTGTGCACCTACCCGTTCAGGATCGTGGCTCAGCTGGAACTCGGCGGCTGGTACATCCACGTGATCGTCTGCCGCTACAGCGCTGTGATCTTCTACTGCTCCATGTACATGGGGATCCTCTTCATGGGCTTAATTAGCCTCGAGCGCTACGTCAAGATTGTCCGAACCTCCCCCTCCTccatcaccaccacctcctGCAGGACAAGAGTAGCCAGGATCTTTTCCCTGCACCACCTGCAGAACCCCAAGTGTGCCCGGGTGTTGGCCGTCCTCTCTTGGACCCTCCTCACCGTTTTCCTCATGCCCAACAGCTTGCTGACGAGCAAGGAAGCCAACGAGGAAAACGCCCGCAAGTGCATGGATCTGAAGACGGCGCTGGGCAAAGAGTGGCACCGGGTGTCCTCGATCTTCAGCGTCTCAATGTTCTGGGTGACTCTGGCGGTCCTCGCCTTCTGCTATGCCTCCATCTCCCGCCGCATCTACCAGTCGTACCGCCGGGTTCGCTGCGATAACAGCGACGTCTGCCGCAAGTCCAACCGGAGCATCTTCAGCATCCTGGTGGTGTTCTTCATCTGCTTCGTGCCGTACCACGTCTGCCGCATCCCCTACACGCTGAGCCAGATGCCGGAGTCGAGCTTCAGCCGGTACGCCCgcttcctgctgctgcaggtGAAAGAGGGGACGCTCTTCCTGTCAGCACTCAATGTCTGCCTCGACCCCATCATCTACTTCCTCATGTGCCGAACCTTCAGGGAATCGCTGCTGAGAAAAGTGTCGCGgcgagagaggaggaggaggaggtcccTGACCACGGCGCAGAGTCTGAGCAACATTTAG
- the LOC101464451 gene encoding P2Y purinoceptor 14-like → MAASTFDPSGNNNSNSSCYEDIQDTSAHIFFMVIYTLVFLVGLFLNGFTLNVYFFRGQRHVSSVTLFLKNLAAADFLISLCLPLRIMKYANIKSEIIRKVYCNFGASAFYLNMYASIMFMGFIAANRYLKIVHPLGNHMLQTVRGAKITSILTWVFLITVTSSYILVSLITEKPVYETLTKVSCDEMHSKELNVLYKIIHVFSATIFVTVLVCLVFFYYKTSRKLSVAQEKQPASIGSKKLARSRRNMLVLVSVFCVCFVPYHLVRLPYAYTSKTSNCSWSQVFFYVKEMAVFVSVLNVCLDPLIYFIFCKAFRARLSLKNALATPEVSTVAANADRRSSDTQSSIKRKLSLTPTTRTSVL, encoded by the exons ATGGCAGCTTCGACCTTCGACCCCTCCggaaacaacaacagtaactCCAGCTGTTATGAAGACATCCAGGACACCTCAGCCCACATCTTCTTCATGGTGATCTACACCCTGGTGTTTCTA GTCGGTTTGTTCCTCAACGGTTTCACCCTGAACGTTTACTTCTTCAGGGGTCAGCGGCACGTGTCCAGCGTCACCCTCTTCCTGAAGAACCTGGCAGCGGCCGACTTCCTCATCAGCCTCTGCCTCCCTTTGCGAATTATGAAGTACGCCAACATTAAGTCTGAGATCATCCGCAAGGTCTACTGCAACTTCGGTGCCTCGGCCTTCTACCTGAACATGTACGCCAGCATCATGTTCATGGGCTTCATCGCTGCTAACAG GTACCTGAAGATCGTCCACCCTTTGGGAAATCACATGCTGCAGACAGTACGAGGTGCTAAGATAACATCCATCCTAACCTGGGTCTTCCTCATCACTGTGACGAGCTCCTACATCCTGGTCTCTCTTATAACAGAAAAGCCGGTATATGAAACACTAACAAAAGTGAGCTGTGATGAGATGCACAGTAAAGAGCTCAACGTGCTTTACAAAATCATCCACGTCTTCTCGGCCACCATCTTTGTAACCGTCCTCGTCTGCCTGGTTTTCTTCTACTACAAAACCTCTCGCAAGCTTTCAGTGGCACAGGAGAAGCAGCCTGCGTCTATCGGGTCCAAGAAGCTCGCCAGATCACGCAGAAACATGTTGGTGCTGGTCAGCGTCTTCTGCGTCTGCTTTGTCCCCTACCACCTGGTTCGTCTTCCTTACGCCTACACATCCAAGACCAGCAACTGTTCGTGGAGCCAGGTCTTCTTCTACGTGAAGGAAATGGCGGTCTTTGTGTCAGTTCTCAACGTTTGCCTGGACCCGCTCATCTACTTCATCTTCTGCAAGGCCTTCCGGGCCAGGTTGAGCCTCAAGAATGCACTAGCCACTCCAGAGGTGTCAACGGTCGCAGCGAACGCAGACAGGAGGAGCAGCGATACGCAGAGCTCCATCAAAAGGAAGCTATCGCTCACCCCAACGACAAGGACCAGCGTGCTGTAG